In the genome of Deinococcus sp. QL22, one region contains:
- a CDS encoding LacI family DNA-binding transcriptional regulator, whose translation MTRTTMRNVAAHAGVSYQTVSNVLNDHPSIRPATRDRVLAAIKELDYHPNQAAKALRQSRTTTLCCAFFGHNAEDIHDPYRNLIQSAFVAEANAHGYSMTIAFLDQEHPETLDHFRQRYLQGLFGGAVLVGTTLPSSHLLEIQAYGIQTVLFDHVLPDSVATTISADYEGGIATMVGHHIAQGRARLALLIPSGDPGSSAQARLRGFQQATLEHGVQAEVIPSSWSYASGEAAMQTLWASGARPDAVLAASDRIAAGALRAAHDLGLQVPTDVAISGFDDFEFAQYTSPQLTTLHVPHGEMAREAVRRLVAQVEQRELPPTDVFPVSLVVRESA comes from the coding sequence GTGACCCGAACCACCATGCGCAATGTCGCTGCCCATGCCGGTGTGTCCTACCAAACCGTGTCCAATGTGCTCAACGATCACCCCTCCATCCGGCCTGCCACACGCGACCGGGTCCTGGCGGCCATCAAGGAGCTGGACTACCACCCGAACCAAGCTGCCAAGGCGCTGCGCCAATCCCGAACCACCACGCTGTGCTGCGCGTTCTTTGGCCACAATGCCGAAGACATCCACGACCCCTACCGCAACCTGATCCAGTCGGCTTTCGTGGCGGAAGCCAACGCCCACGGCTACAGCATGACCATCGCCTTTCTGGACCAGGAACACCCGGAGACCCTCGACCACTTCCGTCAGCGGTACCTGCAAGGGTTGTTCGGCGGAGCCGTGCTGGTGGGCACCACCCTGCCCAGCAGTCACCTGCTGGAGATCCAGGCTTACGGCATTCAGACCGTCTTGTTCGATCACGTGCTGCCTGACAGCGTGGCAACTACCATTTCCGCTGATTACGAGGGCGGGATCGCCACGATGGTCGGCCACCATATCGCACAGGGGCGCGCTCGCCTGGCCCTGCTTATCCCCAGCGGCGATCCCGGCAGCAGCGCGCAGGCGCGTCTGCGCGGCTTCCAGCAGGCCACCCTGGAGCATGGCGTGCAGGCCGAGGTGATCCCCAGCAGCTGGTCGTATGCGTCCGGTGAAGCCGCCATGCAGACCCTCTGGGCCAGTGGCGCACGACCAGACGCCGTCCTGGCGGCCAGCGACCGCATCGCCGCCGGTGCTCTCCGGGCCGCGCACGACTTAGGTCTCCAGGTGCCCACCGATGTGGCCATCAGCGGCTTCGATGATTTTGAGTTCGCCCAATACACCTCCCCGCAGCTCACCACCCTGCACGTGCCGCACGGCGAAATGGCACGCGAGGCTGTCCGCCGCCTCGTGGCTCAGGTGGAACAGCGCGAGTTACCCCCGACAGACGTTTTCCCCGTATCGCTCGTCGTCCGCGAATCGGCCTGA